In a single window of the Halalkalicoccus subterraneus genome:
- the phoU gene encoding phosphate signaling complex protein PhoU, which produces MARKEYQQKLDELREDVLYMGEVVQERLRMGLAALEDKDEELAEEVIGRDAEVNEMYLELERQCTDLIALQQPVAGDLRFIAASFKIITDLERIADLATNLGNYTKQATRNLYPDVDVQGIGSVTLEMIEDAMAAYAAEDIESCYGINDRDDDVDERCERASEIVVRDLIETELGDGTDESEIEDMLQDVSRLLLTIRDLERVGDHAVNIAARTLYMVENDDELLF; this is translated from the coding sequence ATGGCTCGAAAGGAATACCAGCAGAAGCTCGACGAGTTGCGCGAGGACGTCCTCTACATGGGCGAAGTCGTCCAGGAACGCCTCCGCATGGGGCTTGCGGCCCTGGAGGACAAGGACGAGGAGCTCGCCGAGGAGGTGATCGGGCGCGACGCCGAGGTCAACGAGATGTACCTCGAACTCGAGCGCCAGTGTACGGACCTGATCGCGCTCCAACAGCCCGTCGCCGGTGACCTGCGCTTTATCGCCGCCTCCTTCAAGATCATCACCGATCTCGAACGGATCGCCGACCTCGCGACCAACCTCGGCAACTACACCAAACAGGCGACCCGAAACCTCTACCCCGACGTCGACGTCCAGGGGATCGGCAGCGTCACGTTGGAGATGATCGAGGACGCAATGGCGGCCTACGCCGCTGAGGACATCGAGTCGTGTTACGGGATCAACGACCGCGACGACGACGTCGACGAGCGCTGCGAACGCGCGAGCGAGATCGTCGTCCGGGACCTGATCGAGACCGAGCTCGGCGACGGCACCGACGAGAGCGAGATCGAGGACATGCTCCAGGACGTCTCGCGACTGCTGTTGACGATCCGGGACCTCGAACGCGTCGGCGATCACGCGGTCAACATCGCCGCGCGAACCCTCTACATGGTCGAGAACGACGACGAACTGCTGTTCTGA
- the ahbB gene encoding siroheme decarboxylase subunit beta, with amino-acid sequence MTLTADWRADLDGVDAALIDGFQSGFPVESRPFRRVGEAIGVGEDEALARVEALVERGLVRRFGAVLNPPVIGSSTLAAVRAPEGRFEEIADVINAYRQVNHNYRRDHEWNMWFVVTAGSRETRDAILAEIEERTGCTVLNLPMLTDFYINLEFPVVNADRFARESASGTGEIEATVISEEATGGLSTLDTRVLLEIQGGLPLSYTPYADVARTVGAEERAVLDSIRGLLDTGCIKRIGCVINHLVTGFDANCMVVWDVPDDELDARGRAVGALPYVTLCYHRPRRSELGWEYDLFTMIHGREPAAVDAQIDELAAEYLPYDHERLYSTETLKQTGARYEELLSG; translated from the coding sequence ATGACACTCACGGCGGACTGGCGAGCCGACCTCGACGGGGTCGACGCCGCCCTCATCGACGGCTTTCAGAGCGGCTTTCCGGTCGAGTCTCGGCCCTTCCGTCGGGTCGGGGAGGCTATCGGGGTCGGCGAGGACGAGGCGCTCGCGCGCGTCGAGGCGCTCGTCGAACGGGGCCTCGTCCGCCGGTTCGGCGCGGTGCTCAACCCGCCGGTGATCGGCTCCTCGACGCTCGCGGCGGTTCGTGCCCCCGAGGGCCGATTCGAGGAGATCGCGGACGTGATCAACGCCTACCGACAGGTCAACCACAACTACCGTCGGGACCACGAGTGGAACATGTGGTTCGTCGTCACTGCCGGCTCGCGGGAGACGCGCGACGCGATCCTCGCGGAGATCGAGGAACGAACCGGCTGTACGGTGTTGAACCTCCCGATGCTGACGGATTTCTACATCAACCTCGAGTTCCCCGTGGTCAACGCGGACCGCTTCGCCCGCGAATCGGCCTCGGGGACGGGGGAGATCGAGGCGACGGTGATCAGCGAGGAGGCGACGGGCGGGCTCTCGACCCTCGATACGCGCGTCCTCCTCGAGATCCAGGGCGGCCTGCCCCTCTCGTACACCCCGTACGCCGACGTGGCCCGGACGGTGGGTGCCGAGGAGCGTGCGGTTCTCGATTCGATCCGCGGACTGCTCGATACGGGCTGTATCAAACGGATCGGCTGCGTGATCAACCACCTCGTGACGGGCTTCGACGCGAACTGCATGGTCGTCTGGGACGTCCCCGACGACGAATTGGACGCGCGCGGCCGGGCCGTCGGGGCGCTACCGTACGTCACGCTGTGTTATCACCGCCCACGCCGGAGCGAACTGGGTTGGGAGTACGACCTCTTCACGATGATCCACGGCCGGGAGCCGGCGGCGGTCGACGCTCAGATCGACGAACTCGCCGCGGAGTATCTGCCCTACGACCACGAGCGTCTCTACTCGACGGAAACGTTGAAACAGACGGGCGCACGCTACGAGGAGTTGCTCTCGGGATGA
- a CDS encoding redoxin domain-containing protein has protein sequence MVTTGETAPSIAATVANGEEESFELDDHLGDGPVVLAFFPGAFTPPCSNEMVALQDDLDGFEEHGATLLGASADSAFSLNAFREEYGIEFDLVSDMSREAIDAYGLKTDIEDLGLYGVANRAVYVLDAAGEIVYEWVADSPENEPDYEELLDAVGSI, from the coding sequence ATGGTAACTACCGGCGAGACGGCGCCGTCGATCGCCGCGACGGTCGCAAACGGCGAGGAAGAGTCCTTCGAGCTCGACGATCACCTCGGCGACGGACCGGTCGTGCTGGCGTTTTTCCCGGGAGCGTTCACGCCGCCATGTTCGAACGAGATGGTCGCCCTACAGGACGATCTCGACGGCTTCGAGGAGCACGGGGCGACCCTGCTCGGCGCCAGCGCCGACTCGGCGTTCTCGCTGAACGCCTTCCGTGAGGAGTACGGCATCGAGTTCGATCTCGTGAGCGACATGAGCCGCGAGGCGATCGACGCCTACGGGCTGAAGACCGACATCGAGGACCTCGGCCTGTACGGCGTCGCCAACCGTGCGGTCTACGTGCTCGACGCCGCCGGCGAGATCGTCTACGAGTGGGTCGCCGACTCCCCCGAAAACGAGCCCGACTACGAGGAACTGCTCGACGCGGTCGGCTCGATCTGA
- a CDS encoding anthranilate phosphoribosyltransferase — protein MAQATQEYGEWPLKRLMSEVVGSGHKSADDMDYEQAAEAFRRILDGEPDHTTLGAFWLANRWKRNTAEELAAFTDVMRESVRTGEPDCDPVDCGANYDGKHSSALLGVAAGCVAAGAGTPVVTHSGDRVPTQKATAYKHVLDELGVRTEISPEESAEMVDGTGFGFYYQPEFNPGIGTLFERRDEMGVRTFVNTIETLANPANADVHLGSFYHLPFAKRIVETFERSDQSLSSVLMFQGMEGYDDVRPGLTKVAEWRDGDFSDFEIETEEYGMDFESEDLEVADVGDDSAAITREVLSGDRTDGFADAVALNAALRIYARGDVESIDAGLETAREAIDDGNAEAVLDDLRAF, from the coding sequence ATGGCACAAGCGACCCAGGAATACGGCGAGTGGCCGCTCAAGCGGCTGATGAGCGAGGTCGTCGGTTCGGGACACAAGTCCGCCGACGACATGGATTACGAGCAGGCCGCAGAAGCCTTCCGGCGCATTCTCGACGGCGAGCCCGACCACACTACCCTCGGAGCGTTCTGGCTCGCGAACCGTTGGAAGCGAAACACCGCCGAGGAACTGGCGGCCTTCACCGACGTGATGCGCGAGTCGGTTCGCACTGGCGAACCCGACTGCGACCCCGTCGACTGCGGGGCGAACTACGACGGCAAGCACAGCTCCGCGCTGTTGGGCGTCGCCGCGGGGTGTGTCGCCGCCGGTGCGGGCACGCCCGTCGTGACCCATTCGGGCGATCGAGTTCCCACGCAGAAGGCGACCGCCTACAAGCACGTGCTCGACGAACTCGGGGTTCGGACGGAGATCAGTCCTGAAGAAAGCGCCGAGATGGTCGACGGGACGGGCTTCGGCTTCTACTACCAGCCCGAGTTCAACCCCGGGATCGGGACCCTCTTCGAGCGACGGGACGAGATGGGCGTGCGAACCTTCGTCAACACGATCGAGACGCTCGCGAACCCCGCGAACGCCGACGTCCACCTGGGTAGTTTCTATCACCTGCCCTTTGCAAAGCGGATCGTTGAGACCTTCGAGCGAAGCGACCAGTCACTCTCGAGCGTGCTCATGTTCCAGGGGATGGAGGGCTACGACGACGTCCGGCCGGGACTGACGAAGGTCGCAGAATGGCGCGACGGCGACTTCTCGGATTTCGAGATCGAAACCGAGGAGTACGGCATGGACTTCGAGAGCGAGGACCTCGAGGTCGCAGACGTCGGTGACGATTCGGCGGCCATCACGCGCGAGGTCCTCTCGGGCGATCGAACCGACGGTTTCGCCGACGCGGTCGCGCTCAACGCCGCCCTGCGGATCTACGCCCGCGGGGACGTAGAATCGATCGACGCGGGACTCGAGACGGCCCGCGAGGCGATCGACGACGGGAATGCAGAAGCCGTCCTCGACGACCTGCGGGCGTTCTGA
- a CDS encoding alcohol dehydrogenase, with amino-acid sequence MRAVRVPEPGAEFEVIEREIPEPAADEVRIEVEACGVCHSDVFVKEGQWPGVEYPRTPGHEIAGYVDEIGADIEEWEAGDRVGVGWHGGHCFTCEPCRRGDFIACENADVTGIDFDGGYAEYVVAPHEALAAMPEDLEAASAAPLLCAGVTTFNSLRNSSAEPGDLVAVQGVGGLGHLGIQYADAASYEVAALSRGTEKRELALDLGADHFVDSENEDPAEALSELGGASVVLATAPSADAISSVVGGLDVEGELLAIAVPGEEVPVSVQPLVQGRRRVQGWPSGTARDSQDTLEFSALQDIEAMIETYDLTEAEAAYESMLSSDARFRAVIEP; translated from the coding sequence ATGAGAGCCGTCCGCGTCCCGGAGCCCGGCGCGGAGTTCGAGGTGATCGAACGCGAGATCCCCGAACCGGCAGCCGACGAGGTCCGCATCGAGGTCGAGGCCTGCGGCGTCTGTCACAGCGACGTCTTCGTCAAGGAGGGCCAGTGGCCCGGCGTCGAGTACCCTCGCACCCCCGGCCACGAGATCGCCGGATACGTCGACGAGATCGGGGCGGACATCGAGGAGTGGGAGGCGGGCGACCGCGTCGGCGTCGGCTGGCACGGCGGGCACTGTTTTACGTGTGAGCCATGTCGCCGCGGCGACTTCATCGCCTGCGAGAACGCAGACGTCACCGGCATCGACTTCGATGGCGGGTACGCCGAGTACGTCGTTGCACCCCACGAGGCACTGGCGGCGATGCCCGAGGACCTCGAGGCGGCGAGCGCCGCACCGCTTCTGTGTGCCGGCGTGACGACGTTCAACTCCCTGCGAAACAGCAGCGCCGAACCGGGCGACCTCGTCGCCGTCCAAGGCGTCGGCGGTCTGGGACATCTCGGTATCCAGTACGCCGACGCGGCGAGCTACGAGGTCGCGGCCCTCTCGCGGGGCACTGAGAAACGCGAACTGGCGCTCGACCTCGGTGCCGACCACTTCGTCGATAGCGAGAATGAGGACCCCGCCGAGGCGCTCTCGGAACTCGGTGGCGCGAGCGTGGTTCTGGCGACGGCGCCGAGTGCCGATGCCATCTCGTCGGTCGTCGGCGGACTGGACGTCGAGGGCGAACTGCTCGCGATAGCCGTCCCAGGCGAGGAGGTCCCAGTGTCGGTTCAGCCGCTCGTCCAGGGCCGTCGGCGCGTCCAAGGCTGGCCCTCGGGAACCGCCCGGGACTCCCAGGACACTCTCGAGTTCAGCGCGCTGCAGGACATCGAGGCGATGATCGAGACCTACGACCTCACCGAGGCCGAGGCGGCCTACGAGTCGATGCTCTCGAGCGACGCCCGGTTTCGGGCCGTCATCGAGCCGTAG
- a CDS encoding glutamate-cysteine ligase family protein: MNEPGTGMAVGMEIEYWVVDSDGRLCAGEEVVAAHDRICHEFVAPMVEFETPPREDLDEVRRDLREVLEVGLAAADGAEKHLVPLGTPLVSETMPAISDRGRLLERLYGEGLEYAKHCAGTHVHFDKRAVPDQLNLLTALDPVLALVASSPYYDGRRLAHSSRAYVYRYETGREFSRYRDLWEYTESMNQWNARLADAYDELRALAVDRGVDTVTFETHIEPENSVLTPVRLRLGSPTVEWRAPDTALPSQLLSLLGDVTGAISSLEDRPLEIGGEPGIDDERVTIPAFEELRDLTREAIVDGRTPAVERYLDVMGIESERYAPLSEEIASEEQIDRKRAREIRLEYAERLREDVAAL; encoded by the coding sequence ATGAACGAGCCGGGAACCGGGATGGCCGTGGGGATGGAGATCGAGTACTGGGTGGTCGATTCGGACGGGCGGCTCTGTGCCGGCGAGGAGGTCGTCGCCGCCCACGACCGGATCTGCCACGAGTTCGTCGCGCCGATGGTCGAGTTCGAGACGCCGCCCAGGGAGGACCTCGACGAGGTGCGTCGCGACCTGCGGGAGGTCCTCGAGGTGGGGCTTGCGGCCGCAGACGGGGCGGAGAAACACCTCGTTCCCCTCGGGACGCCGCTGGTCTCAGAGACGATGCCCGCGATCTCCGATCGGGGTCGGCTGCTCGAACGGCTCTACGGCGAGGGACTGGAGTACGCGAAACACTGTGCGGGCACGCACGTCCACTTCGATAAGCGCGCGGTGCCCGACCAGCTCAACCTGTTGACGGCGCTCGACCCCGTCCTCGCACTCGTGGCCTCCTCGCCGTACTACGACGGGCGGCGCCTCGCCCACTCATCGCGGGCGTACGTCTATCGCTACGAGACGGGACGGGAGTTCTCCCGGTATCGCGACCTCTGGGAGTACACCGAGTCGATGAACCAGTGGAACGCCCGGCTCGCCGACGCCTACGACGAACTCCGCGCGCTCGCAGTCGATCGAGGGGTCGACACGGTGACCTTCGAGACGCATATCGAACCCGAAAACAGCGTCCTCACCCCCGTGCGGTTGCGGCTCGGCTCGCCGACCGTCGAGTGGCGCGCACCCGACACCGCCCTCCCGAGCCAGCTACTTTCCCTGCTCGGCGACGTCACCGGGGCGATCTCCTCGCTCGAGGACCGCCCCCTCGAAATCGGCGGTGAACCGGGAATCGACGACGAACGGGTCACGATCCCCGCGTTCGAGGAGCTGCGCGATCTCACCCGCGAGGCGATCGTCGACGGCCGGACCCCCGCCGTCGAGCGCTACCTCGACGTGATGGGAATCGAGTCCGAACGCTACGCTCCCCTCTCCGAGGAGATCGCGAGCGAGGAACAGATCGACCGCAAGCGCGCCCGCGAAATCCGCTTGGAGTACGCGGAACGCCTGCGTGAGGACGTCGCCGCGCTCTAG
- a CDS encoding succinylglutamate desuccinylase/aspartoacylase family protein has product MATHSAERTTLARLPSGIAVETTIHRYRGERSGPTIYMQAAQHGREVNGVEVLRRVHDRLATVGLAGEVIAVPVADPLTFDRVSYTTPEVLDSVNANMNRSWPGDSDGTLHERMAATLWSEAREADAIVDLHTGSPDMLTHVVFMKGNEESRALAAAFGSDLLLAERAGEEANEEWDRRGFDGKLRVAATRAGIPSITPELAHNKQLVESAVEAGVEGTLNVLHDRGVLSGEPEPAGKRRLARNHLGRVTADDSGLFRADPDLELGAEITAGTHMGTVYDPTSYEVLQEAVADRDGILYALTKEATVTGGEKLANVALPLED; this is encoded by the coding sequence ATGGCAACCCACAGCGCCGAGCGGACGACGCTCGCCCGCCTTCCCTCCGGGATCGCGGTCGAGACGACGATCCACCGCTACCGCGGCGAGCGAAGCGGGCCGACGATCTACATGCAGGCCGCCCAGCACGGCCGGGAGGTAAACGGTGTCGAGGTCCTCAGGCGAGTCCACGACCGCCTCGCCACCGTGGGGCTGGCCGGCGAGGTGATCGCCGTCCCCGTCGCCGACCCGCTGACCTTCGACCGGGTCTCCTACACCACGCCAGAGGTCCTCGACAGCGTCAACGCCAACATGAACCGGTCGTGGCCCGGCGATTCGGACGGCACCCTCCACGAGCGCATGGCCGCGACCCTCTGGAGCGAGGCCCGCGAGGCCGACGCGATCGTCGACCTGCACACTGGAAGCCCCGATATGCTGACCCACGTCGTCTTCATGAAGGGCAACGAGGAGTCCCGCGCGCTCGCGGCGGCGTTCGGCTCCGACCTCCTACTGGCCGAGCGCGCCGGCGAGGAGGCCAACGAGGAGTGGGACCGGCGGGGCTTCGACGGCAAGCTTCGGGTCGCGGCCACACGAGCGGGAATCCCCTCGATCACGCCCGAACTCGCCCATAACAAACAGCTCGTCGAGAGCGCGGTTGAGGCCGGCGTCGAGGGTACGCTGAACGTGCTTCACGATCGGGGCGTCCTGTCGGGCGAGCCCGAGCCCGCGGGCAAACGCCGACTCGCGCGAAACCACCTCGGGCGGGTCACCGCAGACGATTCGGGGCTGTTCCGTGCCGACCCCGATCTCGAACTCGGTGCCGAGATCACGGCCGGAACCCATATGGGAACGGTCTACGATCCGACGAGCTACGAGGTGCTCCAGGAGGCGGTCGCCGACCGCGACGGAATCCTCTATGCGCTGACCAAGGAGGCGACCGTCACGGGCGGCGAGAAGCTCGCGAACGTGGCACTTCCCTTGGAGGACTAG